The Christiangramia flava JLT2011 region GTCCCGTACATAAATTAAAATCATAGGCATAACCATGCTCTTGCAAATAATTAATTATTTGAAAAAGGGTGTCGAATGTTTTCACAGCTACGATTTTTTAAGAAACGTATTCATAAATTCATTTTATTTTACGTTTCTGGAAGACGAATGCATTTTGGTAATCTTCCATTGGCTGTCAATTTTTTTAAGGATTGAGGTTGCCACACCTTTTTTCTTTATTGTTCGACTATTTCCCTTGTCGTCAGGTTTAATGACGATTGTATAAACATATGTTTCGGTAGTGAAGGCGTAGGGTACATCTAACTTGGCATCGATTTCATAATCTGAAAACTCAAATTTTTCGAAATGCCCCAATTCTGGCCCCAAATGATGCTCAATATAATGAGCATAGGTTCCTTCAACACCACCAGATTCAAATACTTCCGATTCTTCTGTAAACAGGTCAAAAGTACCTTCGGTGCTTAAGTTTTGTAGCGCATCCTTGTAGGTTTTCATCACATTTATGACTGCCTCTTTTTCGATATTCGTTTCATTTTGACCATATCCCAATGCTGTTACAATTAGAAATAGTGCTAAGATTGTTTTAAGATTTGATGTTTTCATAAAATTTGATTTTTGGTTATTTATTTACTTTAATCCTATTTACATTGGCAATACCAAACACCAATACAAAAAATCGTACAGTGACCTCTAATATGACCAATGTTTTTGCGATTATGCTTATAGGTACTATGTCACCATAGCCTACCGAGGAAAATGTAATTAAGCTGAAATAAAACATATCAAAAAATGATAGGGTATTAGCTGGATTGCCACCGTATTTAAAATGGGAAGGCTCTATTAGATATAGTGCACCATAGTCAACTGAAAAAGAAATTACGATAAGCGCAATCAAGTATCCAAAAAGGGTCAATACGTGGATTAAGATATGGCTTTGCCCAATGATTTTCATCAGTTGATTGAAAGCTAAAGCAATGATAAACCCGATTTTGGTTATTGTTAGGCATATCAATATTATTTCTGCAATTGCTACTTCAAGTTTGGGCACCAAATAGACTTGCATCGCGCTGGCAATAAGTACAACAGCTATCACATATTTTGAACTGTTGAATAACTGCCCGTAAAAAGCGGTTGTTGTTTCTATGTCTTTTTCCTTGCTCATTTATTGGTTATCTACATATATTTCGTCATAGGTTAATGTTTGGTTCTCCCTTACTTTTTTCAGTATATATTTTTTGTCTATATCCGTTCTGTCTTTTAATCCCATTGACCTTAACAATTCAGCGAATGCTTTTATCGTATTCTTGTGATAATTCGCCACTTTTGTCTTTTTATCATCTACAACGAGAGATGCTACCCGTGTTGGGTTCATTGTGGTAATACCGGTTGGACAGGTATCAAGGTTGCATTTTAGTGATTGAACACAGCCCAATGCGAACATCATACCCCTGGCACTATAACAGGCATCGGCCCCGAGCGCCAGCATTCGATAGATCTCAAAGGCTGATATAACTTTTCCCGCCGCCATTATCTTTATCTCTTCTCGAAGTTTGTGTTTTCTTAATACTTTATCGGCAAAATGTACCGCTTCGACAATTGGGGTTCCTGCCCAGTGCAATGATTCCATATGGGCAGCACCAGAGCCACCTTCGGCACCATCAATAGCGATAAAA contains the following coding sequences:
- a CDS encoding nuclear transport factor 2 family protein; translation: MKTSNLKTILALFLIVTALGYGQNETNIEKEAVINVMKTYKDALQNLSTEGTFDLFTEESEVFESGGVEGTYAHYIEHHLGPELGHFEKFEFSDYEIDAKLDVPYAFTTETYVYTIVIKPDDKGNSRTIKKKGVATSILKKIDSQWKITKMHSSSRNVK
- a CDS encoding ion channel gives rise to the protein MSKEKDIETTTAFYGQLFNSSKYVIAVVLIASAMQVYLVPKLEVAIAEIILICLTITKIGFIIALAFNQLMKIIGQSHILIHVLTLFGYLIALIVISFSVDYGALYLIEPSHFKYGGNPANTLSFFDMFYFSLITFSSVGYGDIVPISIIAKTLVILEVTVRFFVLVFGIANVNRIKVNK